A single genomic interval of Candidatus Aramenus sp. CH1 harbors:
- the tfe gene encoding transcription factor E codes for MTDVDGLIVNLAKELLGEEVLDVLQFLLNKKIEITDDEIANELGVKVNEVRKKLYALADQGLVSYRRSRDKETGWYVYYWKVNRDQINDILLSRKREILTKLKTRLEYEQNNDFYICPEDKTKYTFEEAFENEFRCPRCGSQLEYYDSKKVREVLERKIKELEEQINKETKLGANKSG; via the coding sequence TTGACAGACGTTGACGGCTTAATTGTAAACCTCGCTAAAGAGCTTTTAGGAGAGGAGGTACTGGACGTCTTACAGTTTCTCCTTAATAAGAAAATCGAGATAACGGACGACGAGATCGCCAACGAGCTCGGAGTAAAAGTAAACGAGGTTAGAAAGAAACTATATGCGCTTGCTGACCAAGGCTTAGTTAGCTACAGGCGTTCTAGGGACAAGGAAACTGGTTGGTACGTATATTACTGGAAGGTGAACAGGGATCAAATAAACGACATCTTACTAAGCAGGAAGAGGGAGATATTAACTAAGCTCAAGACGAGGCTGGAGTACGAGCAGAACAACGACTTCTACATTTGCCCTGAGGATAAGACTAAGTACACGTTTGAGGAAGCCTTCGAGAACGAGTTTAGGTGTCCACGCTGCGGTTCCCAGCTTGAGTACTACGATAGTAAGAAGGTAAGGGAAGTCCTAGAGAGGAAGATAAAAGAACTTGAGGAGCAAATAAACAAGGAGACTAAACTTGGAGCCAATAAGAGTGGTTGA
- a CDS encoding tRNA methyltransferase: MYVLRLGHRPSRDKRVTTHVVLVARAFGARGVFIEGEDPKLLDSVNKVKELWGGRDFKVEFTTSSKELVRSWKEKGGKVVHLTMYGINISSIPRELIEGLDNLLIIVGAEKVEGWYYKEADYNIAIGNQPHSEVAALAIFLDRVYKGEELNVLFEDSKLLIIPQEAGKKVIRVDRR, translated from the coding sequence ATATACGTATTAAGGCTCGGGCACAGACCTTCAAGGGATAAGAGGGTCACCACACACGTTGTCCTCGTTGCGAGGGCGTTCGGAGCCAGGGGTGTGTTTATTGAAGGGGAAGACCCAAAGCTTCTGGATTCAGTAAACAAGGTCAAAGAACTTTGGGGAGGCAGGGACTTCAAGGTTGAATTCACTACGTCGTCGAAGGAACTTGTGCGCTCTTGGAAGGAAAAGGGTGGGAAGGTTGTTCACTTAACTATGTACGGTATTAATATATCTTCTATACCTAGAGAATTAATAGAAGGCTTAGATAACCTATTAATTATTGTAGGAGCAGAAAAGGTCGAAGGTTGGTACTACAAGGAAGCTGACTACAACATAGCCATAGGCAACCAACCGCACTCGGAAGTGGCTGCATTAGCAATTTTTCTAGACAGGGTATATAAGGGGGAAGAGCTAAATGTATTATTTGAGGACTCAAAATTACTGATTATCCCTCAGGAGGCCGGAAAGAAGGTGATAAGGGTTGACAGACGTTGA